The following is a genomic window from Gallus gallus isolate bGalGal1 chromosome 14, bGalGal1.mat.broiler.GRCg7b, whole genome shotgun sequence.
CGGGAGCGGCAGCGGGGACGGAGGGCACGGCAGGGCGGGACTGCCAGAACAGCGCTAATGCGTCCCCCGGGGGGCTCGGAGGGCTCGTGGCCGTGCTCCTGCCCGCACCTCTGTGGGGATTTCCCCTCCCTGAGCCCATCCCACAGGTTGGGAGGGCCCGGCTGTGCCCGGGGGACAATGGCACCGCTGTGCAGCCAGCCCGGCGAGCACGGGGCCGTGCGCCCTGCAGCATGGAGCTGGCCTCACCCCCGTGCCAAGCTGGCAGTGTGGCAAAGCCACTGTTGTTGGCCCAGCTGCGACCTCCCCAAACCTGCTCTGTGAACAGCACTCACTCCCACAGCTATACAGCGTGGCAGCGTCTCTGCTCCCTACAGACACCACAGCACCTCCACAATGCACACATCTCTGCCTTTGGTGGCTGTTCTCACCTCTGCACTCCTTAGCGCCAGTGAGAAATGGAAATTCTCGTGACATGACAGAAGCAGAACCCATGGGAACCCCCGTGTGCTCCCCTAAAAACAGCGCCCGCCTGCCCAGACCTTCATCCTCCTCCACACGCCAtggggcagctcagctgctgcacaaCTCCCAGGAAGGCGTGGATGGATGCACCAGCTTTGTTTTGACCCAGCCCCGGATGCACACTTGGCCGTGCCTGTATTCCACCGTGGGGCAGGACTTCCCCTCATCCTCTGTCCACAGCAGCTCACACAGCTGGGtgagcccacagccccactcGGGGCAGCTATGGGCAGCACCAGGGAGCACAGGGCAGAAACTGCACCAGCCTCTGGACTCCATCCCCAGCTGCTCACATGGGGATGCAGAGCACTCCGGGGCACTCAGACcaccttcttcctcctcctcctcctcctcctcctccaccacaGGGCAGCGCAGGGCTGGGGCGTGGGACGGAGTCGGAAACCCCACAGCCTGGACTGAGCAAAGGGAACTTCCCGGGCGGCCTCTCCTTTTAATTGGTGCTAATTGCTGCGTCTGTTCGCGCTGGCTGGGGAGATGTCATTGTTGAAAGGCACAGAGGGGAAGGCTCGGGGAGCTAATCCAGCTTTCAGCCGCTAAGCCCTTCGGAGGCGTGTGATGGAGGAGCTCTTTCAGGTCCCTTCAGAGAGGGCACAAAGCCcgagagggaaaagggagaaagaaggggatcGAATCAACAGGAAAAACCACTTTCACACGCAGCTTGGCTACGGGCCTTTGTGTGCGGGGTTTGTCAGGGTGTCTTGAAGGGACCGCTCCGTGCCCCCgcctcctccctgctcttcttttctctccctcgTTTATCTTTTCAGCCTCATCTGCCAGAAGGGATGCCCGGCTGGGGGAGGCCCTTCGGTCTCCTCTGCTCACCCGTCCGCAGGGCTGAGCGAGGGGCACGGCGCAGCACGGGGCGGAGGGGCTGCTGGGTCGGGGTCCTCCTTTTGGTCCTCCTCCAAATTTTGCTCCAAAATCATCAGGGCTAACCCACTCCCATGGGGCGTGAGGTGCTTTGCAGAACGGCTCAGGCCGTCCCTTTGGACCAGTGGACTTTTTTAGCTTTTTGAGCCcttttagcctttttttttttttttccccggaAGAAATCCTCTCTAACACACACAGATtgaagccagcagctgggatcTCAACAAGCCATCGATCACGAACACTAACAGGTCCCCTGACCTCTGGCACATCCAGCAGGCCATTCGGGGGCTGATTGATGGCGTGGTTCCCTTGTCCCCATCCTGCCACCCCCTGGGACCGGGCGGGGGtccaggcagggcaggagccGGTCCCTCCCTCTCCCAGGGCTTTGTGGGGCTCTGGCATCCCCCACGCTGCATGGACAAAAGGCAAAAGCCTCACAGAAACCCCAAAGAAACAGACATGAGTGCTGGGCAGGCGAGCAACGTGGGGTCGATATTTGTGAAAAGTTTCCTTCAGGTTACACTGCCTTTAACCCGCATAGAGCTTTATGAGGAGAGGTGAGCCGAACCCACCATATGCAGCACCGTGCCAGACTGACTGAATGATGATGGAAAGCTTGGACCTTCCCTTAAACCCTGCTAGGTTTTCTCTGCCCGCACCAAACCCAGTGCCCATCCCTGCCTTATCCCAACCAGCTCTGGTGGGCACCACTCCCCCCACGTGCTGATGTCCCAAAACACACCCTCGTACCTTTAGTGGGGGCTGAGTGCTCACAGCCAAGCCCACACATCCTGTGGGGCGCAGGCAGCAGAGGCTCACACCTGTCCCCATTGCGGCTCAGCCCCGTGTCCCCTCCCCCTGGACTTGCCCCATGGGCAGCACGGTGGGCACTTACCCAGGCACTCGTTGGCCTCGCGGGCGCTGGCCCGCTGCCACGGCCGGTCGTAGTGGAAGGGCTTGCAGCGGTCGCACTCGGGCCCCTCGGTGTTGTGCTTGCAGTCACACACCAGCTTCTGCTCCTTGTCCTTGACGCAGCGCGAGGCGTGCCCGTTGCACTTGCAGCGCCCGCCGACCTGCAGCTCGCCCACCGAGTAGTAGTAGGGGGTGGCCCCGGCCCCCCCGTCCTCCTCGCCAGCCTCGCGGCCCCCCAGCTCGCGGAAGAGGTGGGGACGGCTGAACACCACCCGGATGTCGGTGGCCGTCACCcagtcctgcagcacagggctgctgtcGAAGTCCTGGGCCGAGGGCCGCCCGTCGAGCGTGCTGAAGGCGATGAGGCCGCCAGTGAGCGGGTAGAGGTCGGTGAGGCCATCGGTGCACAGCGCCTCCTGCTCGTTCTGCTTGGTGACGGTGGCCTTGCTGGGCTTGCCGTAGATCTTGCGGCACTGCGAGGAGTAGTACTGGTAGGGCACCCACGTCTTGCCGTAGTCCATGGACTTGAAGATGGCGGTGGACTCCGGCCGGGGCGAGCAGAACTGGAGGCTGACGTAGACCACCTCAAACTTCTTGCCGAGGGAAAGGGTGAGGGTGACGTTGTGGGGCAGGTGGTGCAGGGTCTCGGAGCGCCAGCACGTCATGTTGGCGGCGGTGTTGAGGTCGGTCAGGTAGGCGGGTGGGTGGGCTCGGCGGGGGTCCGAGGCATCGCAGTGCCGTGTTGGGGGCTTCCCACAGGTGCTGGAAGCCTGCACCTCCTTCCCAAAGGCGGCGTTGACGAACTCGGGGATGCAGCGGCGGGGAGCCCCGCTCTCATCGTAGCAGGGGTCTGGGGGTGTCTGCTGAGCCACGAAGGGGTTTGCAGTCTGTGCCAGGCGGAGCACGCTGGTGGTGAGCAGCAGGCGCAGGAGCTGAGGGGCCTCCATCCTCCCTGGGATAAGAGCACAGAGTGAGGGGTGGCACGGCATGGAGCACCCGTAGCGTGGCACAGCCCCTGCAGGGGGCACAGGGTGAGCTCAGCACCTGGGCATTGAGCTGCAAATGTTCTCCCACACTGTGCCCTGCCACAACACCATCTCAGGATGCCCTACCGACAGCATCGGAAGGAGGAGGTCAAAACCATCCCCTTCCCACACAAACACCCTGCAGGTTTCAGGCGAGATGGGGACATTCACACCCATGGATATAAACTGGGCTTTCAtgcacagccctgcatgcaTGAGGTGATGCCCATGAGCTGAAGCTCCCCACAGCAAGAGCATGAGGATGGGAATTAGCCCCACACTGCTGTCACAGCTTGCTGGGGTCAGCACCCCATTCCCCTCTGCCTCTCTGCGAGGTGGACCATCACACATCTCCCTTGTTGCTGACCCTGAGGTGGCTGCAAGCCAGTGGCCAACCTCCCTGCAAACCCCACTGCCACACAGCCACAGTGTTTCCACTGCCAGAAGCTCCTTCTGGCCTTGCTGCCTCTACCCAGTGGGGCAGGAGCCCCCACCAGCCCTACCCctgtgcccccagcacagcactgcaggatggctggggctctgtgctgcactccCAGGAACGAAGTGTTGGTCCTcagcccctgtgctgctcctggcagcatgctcctgctgctggggacagccctGTTTCTATTGCTCTGCGttattttattctcctttttctgtggAAGGGAGCTCACCCTAGCCAAGCTGCCAAACCACTAATGGGGGAAGCTCCTCCCTGCCCGGCcaggcccagctctgcagcccctgagccagcagcaggcagcggGGAGGGCAACAGCAGCTGATGCCCAGGGAGTTCCCCACTGCGGATGGgcccttccctctgctccaccACCACAGATGGGAGAGGGGTGTCTGCAGCCAACTCGGTGGCCTGCATCACCCAGCAGCACATCCTCTGCTACCTGCACAGCCTCTCGGGTATAGCCCTGTGTGTGGCTCAGTGGCCGGGCGCTCAGCAAGCAGCACCAAGAATCCCTTGTGCCACGAGCACAGACAGTGGGTGGCACTGCTAGAGCAGAGGTGGGCCTGGGGACAACCCTAGAGAGGAGAGCGCTGCCCAAGGccatgcccagcagcaggacctgTGGGCAACAGGCACAGAGCCGTCACCACAGAGCAGGAAACGCTGTGCCACTctgcaagcactgctgcactgaagCTGGCAGAGGCTGGAGCTACAGGAGATGTGCCTCACCCCAAACACTATTGTTCCTGGGCAGACTGTGATGGAAATGTACTGACCCTAAGCCATCCACCTGCTTCTGTGCACATGGCAtcactgctgcttgcaggacACCCACAGTGAGCAGGGGAACAGCATCCGTGGCGCGGCGATGCAGGAGCACGAGGACTTGCACACAGTGGAGCCCTGCCCATGCCCCACCACCTCCAGCCAGGTCTGCACCATGTGCTGCACCACACATAGTAGGACAACACCCATGTGTTCCTGGGTTCCAACAAAACCTTCCCCATCAGGATCTTTTCTGATCTTTCCAAATCATATTTTTCCTGGTCTTCCCCTGCAAATttagcagctctgtgctggcagcaagCTGCTGGGCGCTCCCTgagagctgcactgcagctaAGCCACGTTCCAAGCTCCCCAGTGCAGTTCAGTCTGTTTGCTTGCTCCCTGCACGTCCACCCCATGCCCTGCTGAGGGGACAAGGCTCATGCTGTGCACAGGGGGAGCTGCACAGGTTGCTCTGGCCATCACCTGCCCCAcatgctgggctctgctgcccacGTCTGCCCAGTGCACGCTGGTGAGgtgcccccccagaccccaaccACACGCacacctgcagagcacagaacagCCCCATCCTTCCCACGAGCTTCCAGCTCTCCCATTGCTCACATCCCACGTGAGCAGGGAACTCCCCCTCCTGCCCCGGGGTGGGAACGGATGGGGCGCAGCCACCACGCTGATGTGGCACACGGGGACAGCTCTGAAGGGATGGATATCCTGTGGGATGACACCCACGGCAGAGGCCTTCCTGCCCTACGCTGTGCTCTGGTGCCAAAACTTTTGGGGCTATGCTGGGTAGCAGCCGTGGGGGATCTGGGCCCCGGCGCTTGCCGAGCGGCGTGTCGGCGCTGCAGAGGCACCGTGTGAATGGAAATCATTATCATCCGCCAGaccacacacatgcacacacgcCCCGTGCGCAGCTCACCCCATTATCCCACTGAAAGGGAGCCGGGGCCGGTGGTCTCCACGGGTCTCACCTCTGCATCGGAGAGGAGGGCAGCTGCAATCTGCTCCCTTTTATGCATATTCAGCGTGACCCCTGGGCTGCCGGCAAGCTGCCAGGGAGGCCCAGCAGCGGGTATTTCTCTCCTAGCTCCACCTGCCCCCCTTCCACTTCCCATCTTTGGTGCCCTCGCTTCAAACCTAATGGAGACACTGCCGGCTGAGCGCCGGGGAAGGCATGCAAGCAGCAATGCTGACCCTGCATCAGGATGGATTTGGCCCTCCGTGGCCCCAGGGCGAGGCTGAGGTTCCCTCATGCCTTCCAGCTGGATGAGGACACGatgccagctccagcaggagcGTGGCACACGCTTTGCCCTCCCTGAGGCCGCAGCctctgtcccagctgctgctgcagccatgtTCCTCCCCAGTGGCGCTTACATTTTTGAGGTGGGTGATTTCCTCACTCCTCTGGTTGGGGAATGCTAACAGCCATGCGGTTTGGAAGGAAGTCCCCATGCCTTCACACTCGGAAGTGCTTTGCACTTTAAAAATTAGCTGCTATGCACGGCATCTCC
Proteins encoded in this region:
- the NTN3 gene encoding netrin-3 isoform X2, which produces MPCHPSLCALIPGRMEAPQLLRLLLTTSVLRLAQTANPFVAQQTPPDPCYDESGAPRRCIPEFVNAAFGKEVQASSTCGKPPTRHCDASDPRRAHPPAYLTDLNTAANMTCWRSETLHHLPHNVTLTLSLGKKFEVVYVSLQFCSPRPESTAIFKSMDYGKTWVPYQYYSSQCRKIYGKPSKATVTKQNEQEALCTDGLTDLYPLTGGLIAFSTLDGRPSAQDFDSSPVLQDWVTATDIRVVFSRPHLFRELGGREAGEEDGGAGATPYYYSVGELQVGGRCKCNGHASRCVKDKEQKLVCDCKHNTEGPECDRCKPFHYDRPWQRASAREANECLACNCNLHARRCRFNMELYKLSGRKSGGVCLNCRHNTAGRHCHYCKEGFYRDLSKSITDRKACKACDCHPVGAAGKTCNQTTGQCPCKDGVTGLTCNRCAKGFQQSRSPVAPCIKIPAINPTSLVTSTEAPADCDSYCKPAKGNYKINMKKYCKKDYVVQVNILEMETVANWAKFTINILSVYKCRDERVKRGDNFLWIHLKDLSCKCPKIQISKKYLVMGISENSTDRPGLMADKNSLVIQWRDAWTRRLRKLQRREKKGKCVKP
- the NTN3 gene encoding netrin-3 precursor, with the protein product MEAPQLLRLLLTTSVLRLAQTANPFVAQQTPPDPCYDESGAPRRCIPEFVNAAFGKEVQASSTCGKPPTRHCDASDPRRAHPPAYLTDLNTAANMTCWRSETLHHLPHNVTLTLSLGKKFEVVYVSLQFCSPRPESTAIFKSMDYGKTWVPYQYYSSQCRKIYGKPSKATVTKQNEQEALCTDGLTDLYPLTGGLIAFSTLDGRPSAQDFDSSPVLQDWVTATDIRVVFSRPHLFRELGGREAGEEDGGAGATPYYYSVGELQVGGRCKCNGHASRCVKDKEQKLVCDCKHNTEGPECDRCKPFHYDRPWQRASAREANECLACNCNLHARRCRFNMELYKLSGRKSGGVCLNCRHNTAGRHCHYCKEGFYRDLSKSITDRKACKACDCHPVGAAGKTCNQTTGQCPCKDGVTGLTCNRCAKGFQQSRSPVAPCIKIPAINPTSLVTSTEAPADCDSYCKPAKGNYKINMKKYCKKDYVVQVNILEMETVANWAKFTINILSVYKCRDERVKRGDNFLWIHLKDLSCKCPKIQISKKYLVMGISENSTDRPGLMADKNSLVIQWRDAWTRRLRKLQRREKKGKCVKP